The Horticoccus luteus DNA window AGCGCCGCACCCGCCACGCGTTAACCCCGTGTTCCTGCCAGCGCCACCCGCAGCCGCAGGCGCGCCTTTAACGCCTTGTAACCGGGCCGAAACACATTCCGGAGGACCGCCGGATCGAGATGGGGCGGCACGCATGCGCACCGCCACCGGTGCACCCGCTCGCGCCAGTCGCGCGGCTGAGGCCGCCAACCCGCGTAAATTGTGCGGTCCAACGCCGCATAAAAATAATGCCGGAACGGGTGCGCGTTGTCGTAGTGCCACGGCTTCGACCCCGTGGTGAAATGCACGAGAAACGGATCCGTGCGCACCCGCCGCAAATCGGCCGCCGTCATGTGCAGAAAGCCGGCCGTGTGTACGAAAAACTTGAACTGCTGATTCCACCGCCGATCGAGGTGCGTCCATCGGCCGGCAATGGCGTGGTTGAGCGCATCCTGATCGTGGAATTCCAGCCGACCTTCCTCCTGCTGGATATAGGCGAGCGCCGTTAGATGCGTCCGCTCCGCCCGCCATCGTGCGAGGTCCATCAATAATACGCCCGCGTTGAAGTAGTCTTCCTCGCACGCAAGACCGACCCG harbors:
- a CDS encoding glycosyltransferase family 8 protein; amino-acid sequence: MSSRHVDIAFCCDEGYLQPLTVAVESLVATASQPSALRVWVASRSLQPEMLGHLANRVESLGGEFHVVPIATDDARLRGAKVDKHLSVATYDRLLLPDVLPAEVTRVLYLDCDIVVCRAVEELWAEDLGAHSLAAVQKPRAENFARVGLACEEDYFNAGVLLMDLARWRAERTHLTALAYIQQEEGRLEFHDQDALNHAIAGRWTHLDRRWNQQFKFFVHTAGFLHMTAADLRRVRTDPFLVHFTTGSKPWHYDNAHPFRHYFYAALDRTIYAGWRPQPRDWRERVHRWRCACVPPHLDPAVLRNVFRPGYKALKARLRLRVALAGTRG